A stretch of Pyrenophora tritici-repentis strain M4 chromosome 7, whole genome shotgun sequence DNA encodes these proteins:
- a CDS encoding ComEC, membrane metal-binding protein gives MLVITPTATTTPVFTAASTNIATAAPTLPILAIHSVLAALAIPAAPAVLAAPALANYAPTISALTALTPAAFTLNAPTPTVTALIAATLNALALTAIALATLAILATTTLLPLLLLLFLLLLLLRLLLLRPALATLTPTALTPPHSAILPITASALATSSISTIPVLLAALAFPAVPAVSTALFCPLPPTPPPPAVTAVSAAATAPLVAALTTLATFAFLAALNIFAINPTASVLAAPDTLTISTVLTLSLVLVTCTALNILITTPTTPAPVAASAPAILAAYNILTSTSYLLQLIYTSGYCYCYCYSPTFAILATLTVLTILAVLTILAVLIILAASAVLTILAVLVVLAASAVLTILAVLVVLAASAVLTILAVLVVLAASAVLSTLTALTILAVPAVLAIATINLIVNSLAVRPFLALPLLLLLSSQSSQSP, from the exons tcgccattccagctgctcctgctgtcctcgctgctcctgctctcgctaattacgctcctactatttccgcccttactgctcttactcctgcagcttttactcttaatgcgcctactcctacggttactgctcttattgctgctactcttaatgctctagctctcactgctattgctctcgctactctcgctattcttgctactactact ctcctacccttgctactcctgctattcttactgctcctgctcctacggctcttacttctacgtcctgctcttgctactcttactcctaccgctcttactcctccgcattccgcaatcctccctattactgcttctgctctcgccacttcctctatctctactatccccgtccttcttgctgctctcgctttccccgctgttcccgctgtctctactgctctcttctgccccttacctcctacgcctcctccacctgcggtaactgcggtttcggcggccgctaccgctcctcttgtcgctgctcttactaccctcgctactttcgctttccttgctgctcttaatatcttcgctatcaatcctacggcttctgttctcgctgctcctgatactcttactatctctactgtccttactttgtcccttgtccttgtaacttgcactgctcttaatattcttattactactcctactacccctgcacctgttgccgcttctgcccctgctatccttgctgcttataatatccttacttctacctcttacctcttacagcttatatacacctccggctactgctattgctactgctactctcctactttcgctatcctcgctactcttactgtccttactatcctcgctgttcttactatcctcgctgtcctcattatcctcgctgcttccgctgtccttacaatcctcgctgtcctcgttgtcctcgctgcttccgctgtccttacaatcctcgctgtcctcgttgtcctcgctgcttccgctgtccttacaatcctcgctgtcctcgttgtcctcgctgcttccgctgtcctttctacccttactgcccttactatcctcgctgttcccgctgtccttgcaatcgctacaattaacttaatagttaattcccttgccgttcgcccctttcttgcgctgcccttgttgctcttactgtcctcgcaatcatcgcaatcaccttaa